A part of Biomphalaria glabrata chromosome 3, xgBioGlab47.1, whole genome shotgun sequence genomic DNA contains:
- the LOC129925319 gene encoding uncharacterized protein LOC129925319, with protein sequence MFEHYHETDNEDIKAEVDNFTSLATIPEEEETSLTPIPEIDVSLPASNQIDIPKVITLNDIALQTVKNIKVFPDHADFFTSVSETFPVLQFESNSESNNIDNTKFHPQSTQGATFLQKGTNELLQHCCIDRLNSDMFSHCSI encoded by the exons atgtttgaacattaccatgaaacagataatgaagacatcaaagcagaagttgataattttacaagcttagcaactattcctgaggaagaagaaacatcattaacacccattcctgagatagatgtttcattaccagcatcaaatcaaattgacattccaaag gtcatcactctgaatgacatagcactacaaacagtgaagaacattaaagtgtttccagaccatgcagatttctttaccagtgtttctgagacatttccagtactgcaatttgaaagtaactcagaaagcaataacattgacaacaccaagtttcatcctcagtccactcaaggggcaacttttcttcagaaaggaacaaatgaacttcttcaacattgctgtatcgaccgattgaactcagacatgttcagtcattgctctatcTAA